In the Longibacter salinarum genome, one interval contains:
- a CDS encoding peptidase domain-containing ABC transporter, with protein sequence MSIASSESPSLSSAAHHVWRLLHLIRSYWTPLLKGILLGPIVGFLGMATPYLSKLLIDEVYPSQDVGLMHVLVGGILGVTVASTAIRYLQRIYNVHFEVELRNKIRLLFFNHMQHLPTSFFNDHKVGEITSRFKDASGALITLTTLFRTSITQGIYLLLVPPFLFYLHWKLAIVAVIAIPATVAVVTIAGNRWREAWQDASEAYADLYAHNVETLSQIRMVKSLSVEHTMFERARDHMTRATETHRRSSNIGEAVQAANDGLRSFNMALFTWLGWTFILDGSLTLGSYIAFTAYVGFLYDPLKQLVDLYAKLQQSSVNLWRMFEYLDIEPEQDPTRVYENVPTPIKRRLYGKVELRDLSFGYDDEAILEEVNLVVEPGESVAVVGPSGSGKTTLLRLLSGLEQPTCGDILLDDTEMDALPLADVRRQVMPVWQELTLFEGTIRSNLTLGLDDVTDAELDRVTKLCQVYDVIQNTENGYDTAVAEWGASLSGGQRQRLVLARALLRKAPVYLLDEVTSNLDMETEAALLPAMFEALQDETVLFVTHRVESARYADRICVIEDGRVVGYGTHDQLLSTCSRYAGLCDATPLPMAA encoded by the coding sequence ATGTCCATTGCCTCTTCTGAGTCTCCGTCTTTATCTTCTGCAGCTCATCACGTCTGGCGTCTGCTTCATCTCATCCGTTCGTACTGGACGCCGTTGCTCAAGGGCATCCTGCTGGGTCCCATCGTTGGATTCCTCGGCATGGCCACGCCGTATCTGTCGAAGCTGCTGATCGACGAGGTCTATCCGTCGCAGGACGTCGGTCTCATGCACGTTCTCGTTGGAGGCATTCTGGGCGTTACCGTGGCGTCGACAGCGATTCGGTATCTGCAGCGTATCTACAACGTGCACTTCGAAGTGGAGCTGCGAAATAAGATCCGGCTTCTCTTCTTCAACCACATGCAGCACCTCCCCACTTCTTTTTTTAACGATCATAAAGTGGGTGAAATAACGTCGCGTTTTAAGGATGCATCCGGGGCGCTCATCACGCTGACGACCCTCTTCCGCACGAGTATTACCCAGGGCATTTACCTGCTTCTCGTGCCCCCCTTCCTGTTTTACCTGCACTGGAAGCTGGCCATCGTGGCCGTCATCGCCATTCCTGCGACGGTTGCGGTCGTCACCATCGCCGGAAACAGGTGGCGAGAAGCCTGGCAGGACGCGTCGGAGGCGTACGCTGATCTCTACGCGCACAACGTGGAGACGCTCAGCCAGATTCGGATGGTAAAGTCACTTTCCGTGGAGCACACCATGTTCGAGCGGGCACGCGACCACATGACGCGGGCGACGGAGACACATCGGCGCTCCAGCAACATCGGAGAGGCCGTGCAGGCCGCGAACGACGGGCTTCGCTCCTTCAATATGGCCCTGTTCACCTGGCTCGGCTGGACGTTCATTCTCGACGGCTCGCTGACGCTCGGCAGTTACATCGCCTTCACCGCGTACGTCGGCTTCCTCTACGACCCGCTCAAGCAACTCGTCGACCTCTACGCGAAGCTGCAGCAGTCCTCGGTCAATCTCTGGCGTATGTTTGAGTATCTCGACATCGAGCCAGAACAAGATCCCACGCGCGTGTACGAAAATGTACCGACCCCGATCAAGCGCCGACTGTACGGCAAGGTCGAATTGCGCGATCTATCGTTCGGATATGACGATGAGGCGATCCTGGAGGAAGTCAACCTGGTCGTCGAACCCGGCGAAAGCGTCGCGGTCGTGGGCCCAAGTGGCTCAGGCAAGACGACGCTGCTCCGTCTCCTATCCGGCCTTGAGCAGCCGACATGCGGTGACATCCTCCTGGACGACACGGAAATGGACGCGCTTCCCCTTGCGGATGTCCGCCGTCAGGTGATGCCCGTGTGGCAAGAACTCACGCTGTTCGAGGGAACGATTCGTTCCAACCTGACCCTCGGACTGGATGACGTCACAGATGCCGAACTCGACCGCGTCACGAAGCTCTGCCAGGTGTACGATGTCATTCAGAACACGGAGAACGGCTACGATACTGCCGTCGCGGAATGGGGCGCCTCTCTGTCGGGCGGTCAGCGCCAACGGCTGGTCCTCGCGCGGGCTTTGCTCCGGAAGGCGCCCGTGTACCTGCTGGACGAGGTGACGTCGAACCTCGACATGGAGACAGAGGCCGCTCTGCTCCCCGCGATGTTCGAGGCGCTTCAAGACGAGACGGTGCTCTTTGTGACGCACCGCGTGGAGTCCGCGCGCTATGCCGATCGCATCTGCGTCATTGAAGACGGGCGCGTGGTCGGATACGGGACGCACGACCAGCTCCTGAGCACCTGCTCTCGATACGCGGGTCTGTGCGACGCGACGCCGCTCCCAATGGCTGCGTGA
- the murQ gene encoding N-acetylmuramic acid 6-phosphate etherase: protein MSDRSALFEQLQRLATEQRNPLSSHIDTASIREILRVINIEDHRVPIAVRQEIPHIAEAVEIVVDAFQKGGRLFYVGAGTSGRLGVVDASEIPPTFGSDPSQVQGIIAGGRIAVFESQEGAEDVEADGAAALDEHDVTSNDVVCGIASSGRTPYVVGAVNHAKTTIGARTLFLTTIPRADFAVDVDVAICPPVGPEVVMGSTRMKSGTAQKLVLNMITTAAMIRMGKVYENMMVDLQRTSEKLVERAHRTVMMVTGLDYEDAVAAVDAADGHVKTAIVMVLADVDAEEARRRLSESDGFVRPAIQSA, encoded by the coding sequence ATGTCCGACCGCTCCGCCCTCTTCGAGCAGCTTCAACGCCTCGCGACCGAACAACGCAATCCGCTCTCATCTCACATCGACACGGCGTCGATTCGTGAGATCCTGCGCGTCATCAACATCGAAGACCATCGCGTACCCATCGCGGTGCGCCAGGAGATCCCGCACATCGCCGAGGCCGTCGAGATCGTCGTCGACGCGTTCCAGAAGGGCGGCAGGCTCTTCTACGTCGGCGCAGGAACGAGTGGACGCCTGGGCGTAGTCGATGCATCTGAAATCCCGCCCACCTTTGGCTCGGATCCGTCGCAGGTGCAGGGCATCATCGCAGGCGGACGCATTGCCGTCTTTGAGTCGCAGGAAGGCGCGGAGGACGTGGAGGCCGACGGAGCCGCCGCACTCGACGAGCACGACGTTACGTCCAACGACGTGGTCTGCGGCATTGCATCGAGTGGCCGCACGCCCTACGTCGTCGGGGCAGTCAATCATGCGAAAACGACAATCGGCGCTCGCACGCTGTTCCTCACGACCATACCGCGGGCGGACTTTGCCGTCGATGTGGACGTCGCAATCTGCCCCCCGGTCGGACCCGAGGTCGTCATGGGATCGACGCGAATGAAAAGCGGAACCGCGCAGAAGCTCGTGCTCAACATGATCACAACGGCGGCGATGATCCGCATGGGCAAGGTTTACGAGAACATGATGGTGGACCTGCAGCGCACGAGCGAGAAACTCGTGGAGCGTGCGCACCGCACCGTGATGATGGTCACAGGGCTCGACTACGAGGACGCCGTTGCGGCAGTCGATGCCGCTGACGGTCACGTAAAGACAGCCATCGTGATGGTGCTCGCGGACGTCGATGCAGAGGAAGCAAGGCGCCGACTCTCCGAGTCCGACGGCTTCGTTCGCCCGGCGATCCAGTCAGCGTAA
- the mfd gene encoding transcription-repair coupling factor, translating to MSLTDFSQRINASDTVRKLDDWADAAMQSHRSDDTQLVLQVKNAAGSLPAFLLAPLTGRAETMVALMPDEDAAAYLQADLEQIIGDDPVLRFPATQRKPYDNEQMTDSGPIIERADALQILAEGFEGIVVTSVDAVAELVPPPTSVQRETFAVEQGDEIPPDDLVERLIDQGFTHVEFVDHPGQIAQRGGILDIFPFAGEYPIRIEFFGDEIDSLREFDPQTQRSVSRLTSARLVPNLERDNSARGAIPLFDYLPDDTLLATFDEARGLEHIQDRFEQAGESFEKMMATVAEESMDPDDPDADLDLPRPHEKYLDSDGLRKALHGLPRILFGTFTDTVRTDTETRTLDVGARPQPSFNSNMDVLREQLASNRKQDRQTFILCDSSGQSSRLRDLLESEIDRGMARLMVESLHEGFEWDELDGKGLAVYTDHQVFNRYHRPSTKKRKQYQGGLTVRDVQNLNPGDFVVHVDHGIGKFAGMKKIEVRGKKQEAVRLNFADGDVLYVNVNALYKLNKYTGKEGHQPSLTKLGSGQWEKTKSRTKEKVKKVARDLIKLYAKRKASDGYAFSSDTVWQRELEASFEFQDTPDQASASEAVKEDMEEPVPMDRLVCGDVGFGKTEVAVRAAFKAVQDGKQVAVLVPTTILAQQHYDTFVKRMQRYPVTIESISRFRTKAEQKDILERLEAGSLDIVIGTHRLTSKDIEFNDLGLLVVDEEQRFGVKTKEALRKMRENVDTLTLTATPIPRTLQFSLLGARDLSIISTPPANRQPILTEIHTFDRDLIRDAIVYETSRGGQVFFIHNRVKTIHEVAEMVRAIVPGIRVRVGHGQMSSRKLENVMKGFIDNDYDVLVSTSIIENGMDISNANTMIINRADYFGLSQLHQLRGRVGRSQRKAFCYLLVPSIHSLTDEARQRLQAVEEFSDLGSGFSLAMRDLDIRGAGSLLGAEQSGFIADVGYETYHKILDEAVKELRQDEFADVFDGEAVPPGPETSVDVEEDAYIPNEYLSNNVERLNLYRRISDAPDAQTLEDLREEMRDRFGPFPEAVEHLLTAATLRLHGQRLRLPKVLYKNERLFLYLPSEDADPYFYENVFQPLLGVLTELDQRYVLKDQKDKKLLRAIVQDVHTLDDAVDVMENLQLDQEVIAKAA from the coding sequence GTGTCACTGACCGACTTTTCCCAGCGCATCAACGCGTCCGACACCGTCCGCAAACTAGACGACTGGGCGGACGCGGCGATGCAATCTCACAGATCCGACGACACGCAACTGGTTCTCCAGGTCAAGAACGCGGCGGGCTCTCTTCCGGCATTTCTCCTGGCACCTCTAACCGGGCGCGCCGAGACGATGGTAGCGCTTATGCCGGACGAGGACGCGGCGGCCTATCTGCAGGCCGACCTCGAGCAGATCATCGGAGACGACCCGGTTCTTCGATTCCCGGCCACGCAACGGAAGCCATACGACAATGAGCAGATGACGGACTCCGGTCCGATCATCGAGCGCGCCGACGCTCTTCAAATACTGGCCGAGGGTTTCGAGGGCATCGTGGTGACGAGCGTGGACGCCGTCGCGGAACTCGTTCCCCCCCCGACGTCCGTCCAGCGCGAAACGTTCGCCGTCGAACAGGGCGACGAGATTCCGCCGGATGATCTCGTGGAACGCCTGATCGATCAGGGCTTCACCCACGTCGAGTTCGTCGACCATCCCGGACAAATCGCGCAGCGCGGTGGCATCCTCGATATCTTCCCCTTCGCCGGAGAGTACCCGATTCGGATCGAGTTCTTCGGCGATGAGATCGACTCGCTCCGTGAGTTCGACCCGCAGACCCAGCGGTCTGTGAGCCGGCTCACGTCTGCGCGACTCGTGCCCAACCTGGAGCGAGACAACAGTGCGCGCGGTGCGATCCCCCTCTTCGACTACCTGCCGGACGACACGCTCCTCGCGACCTTCGACGAGGCCCGGGGGCTGGAGCACATCCAGGATCGGTTCGAGCAAGCGGGCGAGTCGTTCGAGAAAATGATGGCTACGGTCGCGGAGGAAAGCATGGACCCGGACGACCCGGATGCGGACCTCGACCTTCCACGCCCACACGAGAAGTATCTCGACAGCGACGGACTCCGCAAGGCGCTTCACGGTCTACCCCGCATCCTCTTCGGCACGTTTACCGATACGGTGCGAACAGATACGGAAACGCGGACGCTGGACGTGGGGGCTAGACCGCAGCCGTCGTTCAACAGCAACATGGACGTGCTGCGGGAGCAGCTGGCGTCGAACCGCAAGCAGGATCGGCAGACCTTCATCCTGTGCGATAGCTCGGGCCAGAGCTCGCGCCTCCGGGACCTGCTGGAGTCCGAGATCGACCGCGGGATGGCGCGACTCATGGTCGAGTCGCTGCACGAAGGGTTCGAGTGGGACGAACTCGATGGAAAAGGCCTCGCCGTCTACACCGACCACCAGGTCTTCAACCGGTACCACCGCCCCTCCACCAAGAAGCGGAAGCAGTACCAGGGTGGACTCACTGTACGCGACGTGCAGAACCTGAATCCAGGCGACTTCGTGGTCCACGTGGACCACGGCATCGGCAAGTTCGCCGGGATGAAGAAGATCGAGGTGCGAGGGAAGAAACAGGAGGCCGTACGCCTCAACTTTGCTGACGGGGATGTGCTCTACGTCAACGTCAATGCTCTCTATAAGCTCAATAAATACACGGGGAAAGAAGGACACCAACCGTCGCTCACAAAGCTCGGCTCCGGTCAATGGGAGAAGACGAAGTCGCGGACGAAAGAGAAGGTCAAAAAGGTCGCGCGCGACCTGATCAAGCTCTACGCAAAACGAAAAGCCAGCGACGGATACGCCTTTTCGTCCGACACGGTGTGGCAACGTGAGTTGGAGGCATCGTTCGAGTTTCAGGACACACCCGACCAGGCTTCTGCGAGCGAGGCGGTGAAAGAAGACATGGAAGAGCCGGTCCCGATGGATCGACTCGTATGCGGCGATGTCGGATTCGGGAAAACAGAAGTTGCCGTGCGCGCAGCCTTCAAGGCGGTACAGGATGGCAAACAGGTCGCCGTCCTCGTTCCGACAACCATTCTCGCGCAGCAGCACTACGATACGTTCGTCAAGCGGATGCAGCGGTATCCGGTCACCATCGAGTCGATCTCGCGCTTCCGCACGAAGGCCGAGCAGAAAGACATTCTCGAACGACTCGAAGCGGGTTCGCTCGACATCGTGATCGGCACGCACCGCCTCACGTCGAAAGACATCGAGTTCAACGACCTCGGACTGCTGGTCGTGGACGAAGAACAACGCTTCGGCGTCAAGACAAAAGAGGCCCTGCGCAAGATGCGCGAGAATGTAGACACGCTGACGTTAACGGCGACACCGATTCCGCGGACGCTGCAGTTTTCTCTCCTGGGTGCACGCGACCTGTCGATCATCTCCACGCCTCCCGCCAACCGACAGCCCATCCTCACCGAGATTCACACGTTCGACCGCGACCTCATTCGCGACGCCATTGTCTACGAGACGAGCCGTGGCGGTCAGGTCTTCTTTATCCACAACCGCGTGAAAACGATTCACGAGGTTGCCGAGATGGTTCGCGCGATCGTACCCGGGATTCGCGTGCGCGTCGGTCACGGCCAGATGTCGAGTCGCAAGCTCGAGAACGTGATGAAGGGCTTTATCGATAACGACTACGACGTGCTGGTTTCAACGTCCATCATCGAAAACGGGATGGACATCAGCAACGCGAATACGATGATCATCAACCGGGCCGACTACTTCGGGCTCTCACAGCTCCACCAGCTCCGCGGGCGCGTCGGGCGGTCGCAGCGCAAAGCGTTCTGCTACCTTCTCGTCCCGTCGATTCACTCGCTTACGGACGAAGCACGCCAGCGCCTGCAAGCCGTCGAAGAGTTTTCGGACCTCGGGAGCGGCTTCTCGCTCGCGATGCGCGATCTCGACATCCGAGGCGCAGGCTCCCTTCTCGGTGCCGAACAGAGCGGCTTCATCGCCGATGTCGGGTACGAGACCTACCACAAGATCCTGGACGAGGCCGTCAAAGAGCTACGCCAGGACGAGTTCGCCGATGTGTTCGATGGCGAGGCCGTGCCCCCGGGCCCCGAGACCTCTGTCGACGTCGAAGAAGACGCGTACATCCCGAACGAGTACCTCTCCAACAACGTCGAACGCCTGAACCTCTACCGCCGGATCAGCGATGCACCGGACGCCCAGACCCTCGAGGACCTGCGCGAGGAGATGCGCGACCGCTTCGGCCCCTTCCCCGAGGCCGTCGAGCACCTTCTCACGGCCGCCACGCTCCGCCTCCACGGACAGCGCCTCCGTCTGCCGAAGGTGCTTTACAAGAACGAGCGCCTCTTCCTCTATCTTCCGAGCGAGGACGCGGACCCGTACTTCTACGAAAACGTCTTCCAGCCACTCCTGGGCGTACTCACCGAACTGGACCAGCGGTACGTGCTCAAAGATCAGAAAGACAAGAAGCTACTCCGTGCGATCGTGCAGGATGTGCACACGCTCGACGACGCCGTCGACGTGATGGAAAATCTGCAGCTCGATCAGGAGGTCATCGCCAAGGCGGCGTAG
- a CDS encoding alpha/beta hydrolase, translating to MHTNASSLFATGLVLLGLYACVVLLAFALQDCLLFVPSSDLIATPADVGMPYEEVTVRTEDDERLHGWWIPASNPNGKTILFFHGNAGNISGRVYFVHHLWDAGYNVFLVDYRGYGKSTGSPSEKGLYRDAQAAWRWLRGERSLSPQDIVLYGRSLGGGPATWLATQTSPAALVLESAFTSVPDIAAHHYSFLPTRLLSRIQFDNEARIADIDVPVLILHGRNDEIVPFSHGQALFDAANEPKRFVPTGESHNSHSAASDRKRIEALRELLGG from the coding sequence GTGCATACCAATGCTTCCTCGCTTTTCGCGACGGGCCTGGTTCTGCTCGGCCTCTACGCGTGCGTCGTTCTCCTCGCCTTCGCGCTTCAGGACTGCCTCCTGTTCGTGCCGTCGTCAGATCTGATCGCTACGCCCGCGGACGTCGGAATGCCGTACGAGGAGGTGACGGTACGGACCGAGGACGACGAACGCCTGCACGGCTGGTGGATTCCCGCCTCGAATCCGAACGGAAAGACGATCCTGTTCTTCCACGGCAACGCGGGCAACATCTCCGGCCGCGTCTACTTCGTGCACCATCTCTGGGACGCGGGATACAACGTCTTCCTCGTCGACTACCGGGGATACGGGAAGAGCACCGGTTCGCCCTCTGAAAAGGGGTTATATCGGGATGCGCAGGCCGCCTGGCGCTGGTTAAGGGGCGAACGCTCGCTAAGCCCGCAGGACATCGTGCTTTACGGTCGATCGCTCGGCGGCGGGCCGGCCACGTGGCTTGCCACACAGACGTCGCCCGCCGCGCTGGTGCTGGAGTCGGCGTTCACGTCGGTACCCGACATCGCGGCGCACCACTACTCGTTTCTGCCGACGCGTCTGCTCTCGCGCATTCAATTCGACAATGAGGCTAGAATTGCAGACATCGATGTCCCGGTCCTGATCCTGCACGGTCGAAACGACGAAATCGTGCCGTTCTCGCACGGCCAGGCGCTGTTTGACGCCGCCAATGAACCCAAGCGCTTCGTTCCGACCGGCGAGAGCCACAACTCGCATTCGGCGGCGTCCGACCGGAAGCGGATCGAGGCGCTGCGTGAGTTGCTTGGCGGTTGA
- a CDS encoding tail fiber domain-containing protein, giving the protein MHAKLIRRTVALALLGLLATCFTVQAQSPIVEAANSNDEAVLQIHDDGGFVATDASNTGSIPASGAGRRMMWYPEAYAFRAGRVFGTQWDAANVGNGSVALGSNTTASGSAAIALGSSSTASGPVSFAAGVSSEANGDYSIAMGYRAVAGGYQSVAIGDEAEANDRYALALGSQAKVNSYTGVAIGWKASTGAANQGGMVLSADYTASGPGPSLQGTGQFAANARHFWFGDNASVTYNSGHLISTSSGAYLTDGGTWTNSSDSTKKAEYRPVDGENVLQALRDISVQTWSYKAESESVRHMGPTAQDFHAAFGLGDSEKAISTVDIDGVNMRAIQALEQRTRTLKEENEALEARVARLEEAIQQQNGVLAGFGGYGPVALLALAMVGAAAIWRRRSTVA; this is encoded by the coding sequence ATGCACGCTAAACTGATACGACGCACCGTTGCCCTTGCTCTTCTCGGCCTTCTTGCGACCTGTTTTACGGTGCAGGCGCAGTCTCCTATCGTCGAAGCCGCAAATAGCAACGACGAAGCAGTGCTTCAGATTCACGACGACGGTGGCTTCGTGGCCACTGATGCAAGCAACACCGGCAGCATCCCTGCATCGGGCGCCGGTAGACGGATGATGTGGTATCCCGAAGCCTACGCCTTCCGCGCAGGTCGGGTTTTTGGCACGCAATGGGACGCAGCGAATGTCGGAAACGGTTCAGTTGCCTTGGGAAGCAATACGACTGCCTCCGGGAGTGCGGCCATCGCACTAGGAAGTTCGTCTACGGCAAGTGGGCCGGTCTCATTCGCAGCGGGAGTTTCTTCAGAGGCAAACGGCGATTATTCCATTGCGATGGGGTATCGTGCAGTGGCTGGCGGCTATCAGTCGGTGGCAATCGGCGACGAAGCCGAAGCAAACGACCGGTACGCGCTGGCTTTGGGTTCGCAGGCGAAAGTCAATAGCTATACCGGCGTCGCGATCGGGTGGAAAGCGTCCACGGGGGCAGCGAACCAAGGTGGAATGGTATTGAGTGCCGATTACACGGCATCGGGACCTGGCCCCTCGCTGCAGGGTACGGGGCAATTTGCAGCCAACGCCCGCCACTTCTGGTTCGGAGACAATGCGAGTGTCACCTACAACAGTGGACACTTGATTTCCACGTCATCCGGCGCGTACCTCACGGATGGGGGCACCTGGACCAACTCGTCGGATTCAACGAAGAAGGCGGAGTACCGCCCCGTTGATGGCGAAAATGTCCTGCAGGCGCTCCGCGACATTTCTGTTCAGACGTGGAGCTACAAGGCGGAGTCGGAATCGGTACGCCACATGGGGCCGACCGCCCAGGACTTCCACGCAGCCTTTGGTCTGGGAGACAGCGAGAAGGCGATCAGCACAGTGGACATCGACGGCGTGAACATGCGCGCCATCCAGGCCCTGGAGCAGCGCACGCGAACGCTGAAGGAGGAGAATGAAGCGCTCGAGGCACGGGTCGCGCGCCTCGAAGAAGCGATACAGCAGCAGAATGGCGTACTGGCTGGATTTGGCGGATACGGCCCTGTGGCCCTGCTCGCCTTAGCCATGGTCGGAGCCGCGGCTATCTGGCGCCGTCGCTCGACGGTAGCGTAA
- a CDS encoding T9SS type A sorting domain-containing protein, with product MTTFLLSCLRQLRQALRGKRRLITVLLLLTIAVPAAAQPQLTVESGGTVTVSNGALNLGGDFANNGTFDASNGTVSFIGTTNQTFSPGAGATIQSLTVNQASANAVLLANPLSVTGLLTVSNGDLNLNGQVIDLGTTGMLDEADGQTVTGTSGHITATRFLNAPNAVNVGGLGARITSDENMSATTVTRGHAPQTGSSSNEGIARYFDIQPGVNSGLNATLEFFYDDTELNGLDETTLELWRSDDGGSTFTAQGGTVSPSVDVIAMSGIDSFSRWTATSSGAPLPVELAGFDALRDDDTVTLRWKTLSEKNSATFEIQRSTSTLDDPGDREWSAIGHKQAAGTTDEPQTYRFEDTDVPYEAQTVHYRLKQVDVDGTETYYGEAKVLIRTGNNVTLHGNFPNPVRSETTIRYELPEAGEVQLAVFDLLGRRVRTLVDGPQTAGRKEIRMNASTLPSGSYFYRLQVDSQTMTRRMTVVR from the coding sequence ATGACTACCTTTCTTCTATCCTGTTTACGACAATTGAGGCAGGCGCTACGCGGGAAGCGTCGCCTCATCACCGTTTTGCTTCTGCTAACGATCGCCGTGCCTGCAGCAGCACAACCTCAACTCACCGTCGAGTCCGGAGGCACCGTCACAGTCTCCAACGGCGCGCTTAACCTGGGCGGCGATTTTGCAAATAACGGCACCTTCGACGCCAGCAACGGCACCGTCTCGTTTATCGGCACGACGAACCAGACGTTCAGCCCTGGCGCCGGTGCGACGATTCAGTCCCTGACCGTCAATCAGGCCTCCGCGAATGCAGTTCTGCTCGCCAACCCCCTCTCCGTCACGGGGCTTCTAACCGTGTCGAACGGGGACCTCAACCTGAACGGTCAGGTGATCGATCTCGGAACGACCGGAATGCTCGATGAGGCCGATGGACAGACCGTGACGGGAACGAGCGGTCATATCACAGCCACGCGATTCCTCAACGCCCCGAACGCCGTCAACGTCGGCGGTCTCGGCGCCCGCATCACGTCCGACGAAAACATGAGCGCCACCACGGTAACCCGCGGTCATGCTCCCCAGACCGGTTCGAGCAGCAACGAGGGAATCGCCCGGTATTTCGACATTCAACCGGGCGTAAACAGCGGTCTGAACGCGACGCTCGAGTTTTTCTACGACGACACGGAGCTGAACGGACTCGACGAGACCACACTCGAATTATGGCGCTCCGACGACGGTGGCAGCACGTTTACGGCGCAGGGCGGGACAGTCTCCCCCTCCGTGGACGTGATCGCTATGAGCGGGATCGATTCCTTCTCTCGGTGGACCGCGACGAGCAGCGGTGCGCCTCTCCCGGTCGAACTGGCTGGCTTCGACGCCCTCCGCGACGACGATACGGTCACCCTGAGGTGGAAGACACTTTCAGAAAAGAACAGCGCAACATTCGAGATTCAGCGTTCCACCTCTACGCTCGACGATCCGGGCGATCGCGAATGGTCCGCTATCGGACATAAACAGGCTGCCGGGACGACCGACGAGCCGCAAACGTATCGATTCGAAGATACGGACGTGCCATACGAAGCGCAGACGGTTCACTACCGCCTCAAGCAGGTCGATGTTGATGGCACGGAAACGTATTACGGGGAGGCCAAGGTGCTCATCCGCACAGGAAATAATGTCACGCTACACGGCAACTTTCCGAATCCCGTCCGCAGCGAGACCACCATTCGCTATGAGTTGCCCGAAGCCGGCGAGGTGCAACTGGCTGTCTTCGACCTACTCGGCCGCAGAGTGCGGACACTGGTTGACGGACCACAGACGGCCGGGCGAAAGGAGATTCGCATGAACGCTAGCACCCTCCCCAGCGGCTCGTACTTCTATCGACTCCAGGTCGATTCGCAAACGATGACACGGCGAATGACGGTCGTACGCTAG